In a genomic window of Streptomyces koelreuteriae:
- a CDS encoding serine/threonine-protein kinase — protein MSEAERAGTSRQDTRQDNRERLLAGRYRLGDVLGRGGMGTVWRAEDETLGRTVAVKELRFPTNIDQEEKRRLITRTLREAKAIARIRNNSAVTVFDVVQEDDRPWIVMELVEGKSLAEVIREDGLLEPKRAAEVGLAVLDVLRSAHREGILHRDVKPSNVLISDDGRVVLTDFGIAQVEGDPSITSTGMLVGAPSYISPERARGHKPGPAADLWSLGGLLYASVEGAPPYDKGSAIATLTAVMTEPLEEPKNAGPLTDVIHGLLTKDPAKRLDDAGARAMLNSVINAPETPEPEPMDATKVVPLPAQPDKASRKGGSAGTGSKRGEEAGERLRGALRSVRKAAAGPAAASAATRTKSEDAEAASGPKGEAAAGGAGTAASQSGPKSTSGPRQASGSKQGSGPKSASGSKQGSGAAASGAGAGERGAQDAQAKSEGRSSGWPVMPPPDLPPRQVPRAPLTDVVSRRTLLIIAVVVVLAVLGTVLTIAFSGDDAGAQGAGGESGGKTVATASSSADTKDDEKGGARPDNTATQPAPSGPASNTETSGGASGSAGDGKDGSAGKDTAAKSTHQGDQGYSIGLPKGWSFQSTGSAGDRFTGPDGQKLLIAWTSTPKGDPVADWKNQERYMQRAEYKKIRIEKVDYRSWNTADWEFTYRESGTKYRTIDRGFVVDGSQGYALMYTAKADGWGDQKRKDTWATLTKTFEPKS, from the coding sequence ATGTCGGAGGCGGAGCGGGCGGGCACATCTCGTCAGGACACTCGTCAGGACAACAGGGAGCGTCTCCTGGCCGGGCGCTACCGGCTGGGCGACGTCCTCGGCCGCGGCGGCATGGGCACGGTGTGGCGCGCCGAGGACGAGACGCTGGGGCGGACGGTCGCCGTCAAGGAGCTGCGGTTCCCGACGAACATCGACCAGGAGGAGAAGCGGCGGCTGATCACGCGGACGCTGCGCGAGGCCAAAGCGATCGCGCGCATCCGCAACAACAGCGCCGTGACCGTCTTCGACGTGGTCCAGGAGGACGACCGGCCCTGGATCGTGATGGAGCTCGTCGAGGGCAAGTCGCTCGCCGAGGTCATCCGGGAGGACGGCCTCCTCGAGCCGAAGCGGGCCGCCGAGGTCGGGCTCGCCGTCCTCGACGTGCTGCGCTCCGCGCACCGCGAAGGCATCCTGCACCGCGACGTGAAACCGTCGAACGTGCTGATCTCCGACGACGGCCGGGTCGTGCTCACCGACTTCGGTATCGCCCAGGTCGAGGGCGACCCGTCCATCACCTCGACCGGCATGCTCGTCGGCGCGCCCTCCTACATCTCCCCGGAGCGGGCGCGCGGGCACAAGCCGGGCCCCGCCGCCGACCTGTGGTCGCTCGGCGGGCTGCTGTACGCGTCGGTGGAGGGAGCGCCGCCGTACGACAAGGGGTCGGCCATAGCGACGCTCACCGCGGTGATGACCGAGCCGCTGGAGGAGCCGAAGAACGCGGGCCCGCTGACGGACGTCATCCACGGGCTGCTCACCAAGGACCCCGCCAAGCGGCTCGACGACGCGGGCGCCCGGGCGATGCTGAACTCCGTCATCAACGCGCCGGAGACGCCCGAGCCGGAGCCGATGGACGCGACGAAGGTCGTGCCGCTGCCGGCGCAGCCGGACAAGGCGTCGCGCAAGGGTGGTTCGGCGGGCACCGGGAGCAAGCGGGGCGAGGAGGCCGGGGAGCGGCTGCGCGGGGCGTTGCGCTCCGTGCGCAAGGCCGCGGCCGGACCGGCCGCTGCGTCGGCGGCGACCCGTACGAAGTCGGAGGATGCCGAGGCCGCTTCCGGACCGAAGGGCGAGGCGGCCGCCGGGGGCGCGGGCACGGCCGCGTCGCAGTCGGGGCCGAAGAGCACCTCGGGTCCGAGGCAGGCCTCGGGTTCGAAGCAGGGCTCGGGTCCAAAGTCGGCGTCGGGTTCGAAGCAGGGCTCGGGGGCGGCGGCTTCCGGGGCCGGGGCCGGGGAGCGGGGCGCGCAGGACGCGCAGGCGAAGTCCGAGGGGCGGAGTTCGGGGTGGCCCGTCATGCCGCCGCCGGACCTGCCGCCGCGGCAGGTGCCCCGGGCGCCGCTCACCGACGTGGTGTCGCGGCGCACCCTGCTGATCATCGCCGTGGTCGTGGTGCTCGCCGTGCTCGGCACGGTGCTCACCATCGCCTTCAGCGGTGACGACGCGGGCGCGCAGGGGGCCGGGGGCGAGAGCGGCGGCAAGACCGTCGCCACCGCGTCGAGCAGCGCCGACACCAAGGACGACGAGAAGGGCGGCGCGCGCCCCGACAACACCGCGACGCAGCCCGCGCCGTCGGGACCCGCCTCCAACACCGAGACGAGCGGCGGGGCGAGCGGCTCGGCCGGCGACGGGAAGGACGGGTCCGCCGGAAAGGACACCGCGGCGAAGTCGACTCACCAGGGCGACCAGGGGTACTCGATCGGTCTGCCGAAGGGGTGGAGCTTCCAGTCCACGGGCTCCGCCGGAGACCGGTTCACCGGCCCCGACGGGCAGAAGCTGCTCATCGCCTGGACGTCCACGCCCAAGGGCGACCCGGTGGCGGACTGGAAGAACCAGGAGCGCTACATGCAGCGCGCCGAATACAAGAAGATCCGAATAGAGAAGGTGGACTACCGCAGCTGGAACACGGCCGACTGGGAGTTCACCTACCGGGAGAGCGGCACCAAGTACCGCACCATCGACCGCGGGTTCGTCGTCGACGGCTCCCAGGGCTACGCGCTGATGTACACGGCGAAGGCGGACGGCTGGGGCGACCAGAAGCGCAAGGACACCTGGGCGACGCTGACCAAGACCTTCGAACCCAAGTCCTGA
- a CDS encoding serine hydrolase domain-containing protein translates to MPPFRALSALPLAVALLALPPADSSALSVPPTDAVLPLLTTRGGAPAAALLAREGSTTRYAHAGPGIARPDHFRAGSITKTFIATVVLQLAAEHRLSLSDTVERHLPGLVRGAGNDGRALTLRSLLTHTSGLYDFTADTGGTAPVTPRQAVRIALTHPPAARGRFAYSNTNYVLLGLVVQQVTGHSYATEAERRIITPLRLTGTSFPGSRSSLPSPHGRAYAADGTDVTALDPRVAGAAGELVTTLADLDRFYAALLGGRLLPPRWLREMLDTRAAHGAYGMGLFPEKLPCGTTVWGHNGHISGSYVRTAATLDGRRVLTLRVNTDAISDPDLEPAVLAAEFCPRTS, encoded by the coding sequence ATGCCGCCGTTCCGGGCCCTGTCGGCCCTGCCGCTGGCCGTCGCCCTCCTCGCCCTGCCCCCGGCCGACTCCTCGGCTCTTTCGGTCCCGCCCACGGACGCGGTGCTGCCGCTGCTCACGACCCGGGGCGGAGCCCCCGCCGCGGCCCTGCTGGCCCGGGAGGGAAGCACCACCCGCTATGCCCACGCCGGTCCCGGAATCGCCCGGCCCGACCATTTCCGCGCCGGCAGCATCACCAAGACGTTCATCGCGACGGTCGTGCTGCAACTGGCCGCCGAGCATCGGCTGTCGCTGTCCGACACGGTGGAGCGGCATCTGCCCGGCCTGGTACGGGGAGCGGGCAACGACGGCCGCGCGCTGACCCTGCGCTCCCTGCTCACCCACACCAGCGGCCTGTACGACTTCACCGCGGACACCGGCGGAACCGCACCCGTCACACCCCGTCAGGCCGTACGCATCGCACTCACCCACCCTCCGGCCGCACGTGGCCGCTTCGCCTACTCGAACACCAACTACGTCCTGCTCGGCCTGGTCGTCCAGCAGGTGACCGGCCACTCGTACGCCACCGAGGCAGAGCGCCGCATCATCACTCCCCTGCGTCTGACGGGCACCTCCTTCCCCGGCTCCCGCTCCTCACTGCCCTCTCCGCACGGCCGTGCCTACGCCGCCGACGGAACCGACGTCACCGCCCTCGACCCCCGGGTGGCCGGAGCCGCGGGCGAGCTGGTGACCACGCTCGCCGATCTGGACCGCTTCTACGCGGCCCTGCTCGGCGGGCGGCTGCTGCCCCCGCGATGGCTGCGCGAGATGCTCGACACCCGTGCCGCACACGGCGCGTACGGCATGGGCCTGTTTCCCGAGAAGCTCCCCTGCGGCACCACGGTGTGGGGACACAACGGGCACATATCCGGCAGCTATGTGCGCACCGCGGCCACCCTCGACGGCCGGCGTGTCCTCACCCTCCGCGTGAACACGGACGCGATATCCGACCCCGACCTCGAACCCGCGGTGCTCGCGGCCGAGTTCTGCCCCCGCACCTCGTAG
- a CDS encoding glycerol-3-phosphate dehydrogenase/oxidase yields MRTATLGPEQRAESLASMAERELDVLVVGAGVVGAGTALDAVTRGLATGLVEARDWASGTSSRSSKLIHGGLRYLEMLDFALVREALKERGLLLERLAPHLVKPVPFLYPLQHKGWERLYAGSGVAMYDAMSMARGHGRGLPMHRHLTRSHALRVAPCLKKDALVGALQYYDAQMDDARYVTNLVRTAVAYGAKAANRARVTGFLREGERVVGARVQDVEGGGEYEIRAKQVVNATGVWTDDTQAMVGERGQFHVRASKGIHLVVPRDRIHSTTGLILRTEKSVLFVIPWGRHWIVGTTDTDWDLDKAHPAASSADIDYLLEHVNSVLAVPLTRDDVQGVYAGLRPLLAGESDATSKLSREHTVAHPVPGLVVVAGGKYTTYRVMAKDAVDAAVHGLDMRVAECVTEDVPLLGAEGYRALWNARARIAARTGLHVVRVEHLLNRYGAMTEELLELIAEDPSLGEPLAAADDYLRAEIVYAASHEGARHLDDVLTRRTRISIETFDRGSRSARDAAVLMAPVLGWDKDQIEREVEHYQKRVEAERESQRQPDDLTADAARLGAPDIVPR; encoded by the coding sequence GTGAGGACAGCGACACTCGGGCCGGAGCAGCGAGCCGAGTCACTGGCATCCATGGCCGAGCGAGAGCTGGACGTGCTGGTCGTGGGCGCGGGCGTGGTCGGTGCGGGCACCGCCCTCGACGCCGTGACCCGGGGCCTCGCCACGGGCCTGGTCGAGGCCCGCGACTGGGCCTCGGGCACCTCCAGCCGGTCCAGCAAACTGATCCACGGCGGCCTGCGCTATCTGGAGATGCTCGACTTCGCCCTCGTCAGGGAAGCCCTGAAGGAGCGCGGCCTGCTGCTGGAGCGGCTCGCCCCGCATCTGGTGAAGCCCGTGCCGTTCCTGTACCCGCTGCAGCACAAGGGCTGGGAGCGCCTGTACGCCGGGTCGGGCGTCGCGATGTACGACGCCATGTCCATGGCGCGCGGCCATGGCCGGGGCCTGCCGATGCACCGCCACCTGACCCGCTCTCACGCCCTGCGCGTGGCGCCCTGCTTGAAGAAGGACGCCCTGGTCGGGGCGCTCCAGTACTACGACGCGCAGATGGACGACGCCCGCTATGTGACCAACCTGGTGCGCACGGCGGTGGCGTACGGAGCCAAGGCGGCCAACCGCGCGCGGGTGACGGGCTTCCTGCGCGAGGGCGAGCGGGTCGTCGGCGCGCGGGTGCAGGACGTCGAAGGGGGCGGGGAGTACGAGATCCGCGCCAAGCAGGTCGTCAACGCCACCGGGGTGTGGACCGACGACACCCAGGCGATGGTCGGGGAGCGCGGCCAGTTCCACGTCCGGGCGTCCAAGGGCATCCACCTGGTCGTGCCGCGCGACCGGATCCACTCCACGACCGGGCTGATCCTGCGCACGGAGAAGTCCGTGCTGTTCGTCATCCCCTGGGGCCGGCACTGGATCGTCGGCACCACGGACACCGACTGGGACCTAGACAAGGCCCACCCGGCCGCCTCCAGCGCGGACATCGACTATCTGCTGGAGCATGTGAACTCGGTGCTCGCGGTGCCCCTCACCAGGGACGACGTCCAGGGCGTCTACGCGGGGCTGAGGCCGCTGCTCGCGGGCGAGTCGGACGCCACCAGCAAGCTGTCGCGCGAGCACACCGTGGCGCATCCGGTGCCCGGGCTCGTCGTCGTGGCGGGCGGCAAGTACACGACGTACCGGGTCATGGCCAAGGACGCGGTGGACGCGGCGGTGCACGGCCTCGACATGCGTGTCGCCGAGTGCGTCACCGAGGACGTGCCGCTGCTGGGCGCCGAGGGCTACCGGGCGCTGTGGAACGCGCGGGCGCGGATCGCCGCCCGGACCGGACTGCACGTGGTGCGGGTGGAGCACCTGCTGAACCGGTACGGGGCGATGACCGAGGAGCTTCTGGAGCTGATCGCCGAGGACCCGTCACTGGGCGAGCCCCTGGCGGCGGCCGACGACTATCTGCGCGCCGAGATCGTGTACGCGGCCTCGCACGAGGGGGCGCGGCATCTGGACGACGTGCTGACCCGGCGGACGCGCATCTCGATCGAGACCTTCGACCGGGGCAGCCGCAGCGCACGCGACGCCGCCGTGCTGATGGCGCCGGTACTCGGCTGGGACAAGGACCAGATCGAGCGCGAGGTCGAGCATTACCAGAAGCGGGTGGAGGCCGAGCGGGAGTCGCAGCGGCAGCCCGATGACCTCACGGCGGACGCGGCGCGGTTGGGGGCGCCGGACATCGTGCCGCGGTAG
- a CDS encoding nucleotide sugar dehydrogenase, with amino-acid sequence MPADLAVIGLGPYGLPLAQAAVAAGIPTIGYRTGPETGSLSAAELRRMLSKGFRPTTNAAELGRVRTAVICAPTPPGTDGRLDLTQVETAARTLAAHLRPHTTVILESPVYPGATEEFLRPLLEEGSGLRAGRDFHLAHSPSRVDPGNRDFTPAGTPQVIGGLTPACTESAAAFYGRLTDKVVRARGLREAETVQLLETNYRHVNIALVNEMAALCHDLGVDLWDVIRCAETKPFGFQAFRPGPGVGGHTLPQDLTAHGGRSLRMVELAQQVNSRMPRYVVQRGAQLLNEHGKSARGARVLLLGVTYKPDLADLQGTPAREIARRLMDLGASVSYHDPYIPDWSVLDRPVPRADSLYEAAADADLTILLQQHRTYDLQGLSVKAQLLLDTRGATPMGAAHRL; translated from the coding sequence GTGCCCGCAGATCTCGCCGTCATCGGACTCGGCCCTTACGGCCTGCCCCTGGCTCAGGCCGCCGTCGCCGCCGGCATCCCCACCATCGGCTACCGGACCGGACCCGAGACCGGTTCCCTCAGCGCCGCCGAACTGCGCCGGATGCTCTCGAAGGGCTTCCGGCCGACCACGAACGCCGCCGAACTCGGCAGGGTGCGCACCGCGGTGATCTGCGCACCGACCCCGCCGGGCACGGACGGCCGGCTCGATCTGACCCAGGTGGAGACGGCCGCCCGCACCCTGGCCGCCCATCTGCGCCCGCACACCACGGTGATCCTGGAGTCACCTGTGTACCCCGGGGCGACGGAGGAATTCCTGCGCCCGCTCCTCGAGGAGGGCTCGGGCCTGCGGGCGGGCCGCGACTTCCACCTCGCCCACTCCCCCAGCCGCGTCGACCCCGGCAACCGCGACTTCACCCCGGCCGGAACCCCGCAGGTCATCGGCGGCCTCACCCCGGCCTGCACCGAGTCGGCCGCCGCCTTCTACGGACGGCTCACGGACAAGGTGGTACGCGCGCGTGGACTGCGCGAGGCGGAGACCGTGCAGCTGCTGGAGACCAACTACCGGCACGTCAACATCGCCCTCGTCAACGAGATGGCCGCGCTCTGCCACGACCTGGGCGTCGACCTGTGGGACGTGATCCGCTGCGCGGAGACCAAGCCGTTCGGCTTCCAGGCCTTCCGCCCCGGCCCGGGCGTCGGCGGCCACACCCTCCCGCAGGACCTGACCGCCCACGGCGGCCGCAGCCTGCGCATGGTGGAACTGGCCCAGCAGGTCAACAGCCGCATGCCCCGCTACGTCGTCCAGCGCGGCGCCCAGCTCCTCAACGAGCACGGCAAGTCCGCGCGCGGCGCACGCGTGCTGCTCCTGGGCGTCACCTACAAGCCCGACCTCGCCGATCTGCAGGGCACCCCCGCCCGGGAGATCGCCCGGCGGCTGATGGACCTGGGCGCGTCGGTCAGCTACCACGACCCGTACATCCCGGACTGGAGCGTGCTCGACCGCCCCGTCCCCCGGGCGGACTCCCTCTACGAAGCGGCCGCCGACGCGGATCTGACCATCCTGCTCCAGCAGCACCGCACCTACGACCTCCAGGGCCTGTCGGTGAAGGCGCAACTGCTCCTGGACACACGAGGGGCGACACCCATGGGTGCCGCCCACCGTCTGTGA
- a CDS encoding GuaB3 family IMP dehydrogenase-related protein gives MTEIEIGRGKRGRRAYAFDDIAVVPSRRTRDPKEVSIAWQIDAYRFELPFLAAPMDSVVSPATAIRIGELGGLGVLNLEGLWTRHEDPQPLLDEIAELPAEAATRRLQEIYAAPIKEELIGARIKEVRDSGVVTAAALSPQRTAQFSKAVVDAGVDIFVIRGTTVSAEHVSGASEPLNLKQFIYELDVPVIVGGCATYTAALHLMRTGAAGVLVGFGGGAAHTTRNVLGIQVPMATAVADVAAARRDYMDESGGRYVHVIADGGVGWSGDLPKAIACGADAVMMGSPLARATDGPGKGHHWGMEAVNEELPRGKKVDLGTVGTIEEILTGPSHTPDGSMNLFGALRRAMATTGYSELKEFQRVEVTVADSQHRR, from the coding sequence GTGACTGAGATCGAGATCGGGCGCGGCAAGCGCGGCCGCCGGGCGTACGCCTTCGACGACATCGCCGTCGTCCCCAGCCGCCGTACGCGGGACCCGAAGGAGGTCTCGATCGCCTGGCAGATCGACGCCTACCGCTTCGAGCTGCCGTTCCTGGCCGCCCCCATGGACTCGGTCGTCTCGCCGGCCACCGCCATCCGCATCGGCGAGCTCGGCGGCCTCGGCGTGCTGAACCTCGAGGGCCTGTGGACGCGCCACGAGGACCCGCAGCCGCTGCTGGACGAGATCGCCGAGCTGCCCGCCGAGGCGGCGACCCGGCGCCTCCAGGAGATCTACGCCGCGCCGATCAAGGAGGAGCTGATCGGCGCCCGCATCAAGGAGGTGCGCGACTCGGGCGTGGTCACGGCCGCCGCGCTCTCCCCGCAGCGCACGGCCCAGTTCTCCAAGGCCGTCGTCGACGCGGGCGTGGACATCTTCGTCATCCGCGGTACGACGGTCTCGGCGGAGCACGTCTCCGGCGCGTCCGAGCCGCTGAACCTGAAGCAGTTCATCTACGAGCTGGACGTCCCGGTGATCGTCGGCGGCTGCGCCACGTACACCGCGGCCCTGCACCTGATGCGCACCGGCGCGGCCGGTGTGCTGGTCGGCTTCGGCGGCGGCGCCGCGCACACCACGCGCAATGTGCTCGGCATCCAGGTCCCCATGGCGACGGCCGTCGCCGACGTCGCGGCCGCGCGCCGTGACTACATGGACGAGTCCGGCGGCCGGTACGTGCACGTGATCGCGGACGGCGGTGTCGGCTGGTCCGGCGACCTGCCCAAGGCGATCGCCTGCGGTGCCGACGCGGTCATGATGGGCTCCCCGCTCGCCCGCGCGACCGACGGTCCCGGCAAGGGGCACCACTGGGGCATGGAGGCCGTGAACGAGGAGCTGCCGCGCGGCAAGAAGGTCGACCTCGGCACGGTCGGGACCATCGAGGAGATCCTCACCGGCCCGTCCCACACCCCCGACGGCTCGATGAACCTCTTCGGCGCCCTGCGCCGGGCCATGGCCACCACCGGTTACAGCGAGCTGAAGGAGTTCCAGCGCGTCGAGGTGACGGTGGCGGACTCGCAGCACCGGCGCTGA
- the guaB gene encoding IMP dehydrogenase: MTANVDGVPGKFATLGLTYDDVLLLPGASDMAPDEIDTASYVSKNVRVNIPLLSAAMDKVTESRMAIAMARQGGVGVLHRNLSIEDQANQVDLVKRSESGMVADPITVHPDATLAEADALCAKFRISGVPVTDPAKKLLGIVTNRDMAFETDRTRRVREVMTPMPLVTGKVGISGVEAMELLRKHKIEKLPLVDDDGVLKGLITVKDFVKAEKYPSAAKDAEGRLLVGAAVGVAGDSYERAQALIEAGVDFIVVDTAHGHSRLVGDMVAKIKSNANGVDVIGGNIATRDGAKALVDAGVDGIKVGVGPGSICTTRVVAGVGVPQVTAIYEAALAAKEAGVPVIGDGGLQYSGDIAKALVAGADTVMLGSLLAGCEESPGELLFINGKQFKSYRGMGSLGAMQTRGDRKSFSKDRYFQEGVASDEQLVPEGIEGQVPYRGPLSSVVHQLVGGLRQSMFYVGGRTVPDLQDNGRFVRITSAGLKESHPHDIQMTVEAPNYSRSK, from the coding sequence ATGACTGCAAACGTCGACGGAGTGCCCGGAAAATTCGCGACACTCGGGCTGACCTACGACGACGTGCTGCTGCTGCCGGGCGCGTCGGACATGGCTCCCGACGAGATCGACACCGCCTCGTACGTCTCGAAGAACGTGCGGGTCAACATCCCGCTGCTGTCCGCCGCCATGGACAAGGTCACCGAGTCGCGCATGGCGATCGCGATGGCCCGCCAGGGCGGCGTCGGCGTGCTGCACCGCAATCTGTCCATCGAGGACCAGGCCAACCAGGTCGACCTGGTGAAGCGGTCCGAGTCGGGCATGGTGGCCGACCCGATCACGGTCCACCCGGACGCCACGCTTGCCGAGGCCGACGCGCTGTGCGCCAAGTTCCGCATCAGCGGCGTCCCGGTCACCGACCCCGCCAAGAAGCTGCTCGGCATCGTCACCAACCGCGACATGGCCTTCGAGACCGACCGCACCCGCCGGGTCCGCGAGGTCATGACGCCGATGCCGCTGGTCACCGGCAAGGTCGGCATCTCCGGTGTCGAGGCCATGGAGCTGCTGCGCAAGCACAAGATCGAGAAGCTGCCGCTGGTCGACGACGACGGCGTCCTCAAGGGCCTGATCACCGTCAAGGACTTCGTCAAGGCGGAGAAGTACCCGAGCGCCGCGAAGGACGCGGAGGGCCGCCTCCTCGTCGGTGCCGCAGTCGGTGTCGCGGGTGACTCCTACGAGCGGGCCCAGGCCCTGATCGAGGCGGGCGTCGACTTCATCGTCGTCGACACCGCGCACGGCCACTCCCGGCTGGTCGGCGACATGGTCGCCAAGATCAAGTCGAACGCGAACGGTGTCGATGTCATCGGCGGCAACATCGCCACGCGCGACGGCGCCAAGGCCCTGGTCGACGCGGGCGTCGACGGCATCAAGGTCGGTGTCGGCCCCGGCTCCATCTGCACCACCCGTGTGGTCGCCGGTGTCGGTGTCCCGCAGGTCACGGCCATCTACGAGGCCGCTCTCGCCGCCAAGGAGGCCGGTGTCCCGGTCATCGGCGACGGCGGTCTGCAGTACTCCGGCGACATCGCCAAGGCCCTGGTCGCCGGCGCCGACACCGTGATGCTGGGCTCGCTGCTGGCCGGCTGCGAGGAGTCGCCGGGCGAGCTGCTCTTCATCAACGGCAAGCAGTTCAAGTCGTACCGCGGCATGGGCTCGCTGGGCGCCATGCAGACCCGCGGCGACCGCAAGTCCTTCTCCAAGGACCGCTACTTCCAGGAGGGCGTCGCCTCCGACGAGCAGCTGGTCCCCGAGGGCATCGAGGGCCAGGTGCCCTACCGGGGCCCGCTCTCCTCGGTCGTCCACCAGCTGGTCGGCGGCCTGCGCCAGTCGATGTTCTACGTCGGCGGCCGCACGGTGCCGGACCTCCAGGACAACGGCCGTTTCGTCCGGATCACGTCCGCGGGCCTCAAGGAGAGCCACCCGCACGACATCCAGATGACGGTCGAGGCACCCAACTACAGCCGTAGCAAGTGA
- a CDS encoding sigma-70 family RNA polymerase sigma factor: protein MRDDEAVNAQGAIGALVHRAVDGDEQATHDLLAHVHPLALRYCRTRLSRLPGDARHFVEDLAQEVCVAVLLALPRYRDTGRPFEAFVFAIAAHKVADLQRAAMRHPGSTAIPSDEMPERPDDSLGPEERALLSSDAEWAKKLLANLPENQRELLLLRIAVGLTAEETGQMLGMSPGAVRVAQHRALSRLRALAEQ from the coding sequence ATGCGCGATGACGAGGCGGTCAATGCCCAAGGGGCGATCGGCGCGCTCGTCCACCGCGCCGTCGACGGTGACGAGCAGGCCACGCACGATCTGCTCGCCCATGTCCACCCCCTGGCACTGCGCTACTGCCGCACCCGTCTGTCCCGCCTCCCGGGCGACGCCCGGCATTTCGTCGAGGACCTCGCCCAGGAGGTCTGCGTGGCGGTGCTCCTCGCGCTGCCCCGCTACCGGGACACCGGGCGCCCATTCGAAGCGTTCGTCTTCGCCATCGCCGCCCACAAGGTCGCCGACCTGCAGCGCGCGGCGATGCGCCACCCCGGCTCGACGGCCATCCCCTCCGACGAGATGCCCGAGCGCCCCGACGACTCCCTGGGACCGGAAGAGCGCGCCCTGCTGAGCAGTGACGCGGAATGGGCCAAGAAACTCCTGGCCAACCTGCCCGAGAACCAGCGGGAGCTGCTGCTGCTGCGCATCGCGGTGGGGCTCACGGCCGAGGAGACGGGCCAGATGTTGGGAATGTCACCCGGCGCCGTCCGGGTGGCGCAGCACCGGGCGCTGAGCCGACTGCGGGCGCTCGCCGAGCAGTAG
- a CDS encoding response regulator transcription factor gives MTSVLVCDDSPLAREALRRAVATVPGVERVTTAANGEEVLRRWGADRSDLILMDVRMPGLGGVETVRRLLSADPGARIIMLTVAEDLDGVALAVAAGARGYLHKDASRAELRATVTQALADPTWRLAPRRLRSAEMGAAPTLTAREIQVLEGMSHGRSNAEIGRELFLSEDTVKTHARRLFKKLGASDRAHAVALGFRWGLVR, from the coding sequence ATGACTTCCGTCCTCGTCTGCGACGACTCCCCGCTTGCCCGAGAGGCGCTCCGTCGCGCGGTCGCGACCGTGCCCGGCGTAGAGCGCGTGACGACGGCGGCCAACGGCGAGGAAGTCCTCCGCCGCTGGGGGGCCGACCGCTCGGACCTGATTCTGATGGACGTGCGCATGCCCGGTCTGGGCGGCGTCGAGACGGTCCGGCGGCTGCTGTCCGCCGACCCCGGTGCGCGCATCATCATGCTCACCGTCGCCGAGGACCTGGACGGCGTGGCGCTCGCCGTCGCCGCAGGTGCCCGCGGCTATCTGCACAAGGACGCCTCCCGCGCCGAGCTGCGCGCGACGGTGACGCAGGCCCTGGCCGACCCGACCTGGCGGCTCGCCCCGCGCCGGCTGCGCTCGGCCGAGATGGGCGCCGCGCCCACGCTCACGGCGCGTGAGATCCAGGTCCTCGAAGGCATGAGCCACGGCCGCTCGAACGCGGAGATCGGCCGCGAGCTGTTCCTCTCCGAGGACACCGTCAAGACCCACGCCCGGCGCCTGTTCAAGAAGCTCGGCGCCTCGGACCGGGCCCACGCGGTGGCGCTCGGCTTCCGGTGGGGCCTGGTGCGCTAG
- a CDS encoding WhiB family transcriptional regulator, whose protein sequence is MADFSRLPGPNADLWDWQLLAACRGVDSSLFFHPEGERGAARSARENSAKEVCMRCPVRAECAAHALAVREPYGVWGGLTEDEREELMGRARNRLVSASAPGGHTASHH, encoded by the coding sequence ATGGCAGATTTCTCCCGCCTTCCCGGACCGAACGCGGACCTGTGGGACTGGCAGCTGCTGGCTGCCTGTCGCGGGGTGGACAGCTCGCTCTTCTTCCATCCGGAGGGCGAGCGCGGTGCGGCTCGGAGTGCTCGCGAGAACTCGGCCAAAGAGGTCTGCATGAGGTGCCCGGTACGCGCCGAGTGCGCTGCTCACGCCCTGGCGGTGCGTGAGCCGTACGGCGTGTGGGGCGGGCTGACCGAGGACGAGCGCGAAGAGCTCATGGGGCGGGCGCGCAACCGGCTGGTGTCGGCGTCGGCACCGGGCGGGCATACCGCCTCGCACCATTGA